The DNA region CGTCGACGAGCTCGGCACCGGCGGCAGCGGGGGAGTCGTGCGGGCCGCGTTCCGGGCTGAGGTCGTCGACGGTGCCCTCGTTCTCCACTCGATCAGGGTGGGCATCAGGCTCGGTCGGCTGCGCGTCGAGCTGCCGCGATCGTGTGCGCCTCGCGTCACACTGATCGAGCGGTTCGACGACGCCGACGAGAGGCAGCACGTCTCGGTGACGATCGATCTGCCCGTCATCGGGAGGCTCTATGAGTACTCCGGATCGTTCGAGTACGCCGTCCACAGTGAAACCGAGGGGGAGAAATGACGCGAAGAGTCGTCATCGCCGGTGCGTCCGGCTTCATCGGACAGGTCCTGGTGGCCCGGTACGAAGCCGCCGGGTGGACCGTGAGCACGATCGGGCGCTCCGGAGCGGACGCGCAGTGGGGCGACTCCGCGCGCATCACCGCCCTGCTCGACGGCTCCGAGCTGCTCATCAATCTGGCTGGGAAGAGCGTCAACTGCCGATACACGGATGCGAACCGGGCCGAGATCCTCCGCTCACGGGTCGAGACCACGGCGGAACTGCGCCGATCCGTCGCCGCGGCGGCGTCGCCTCCGGCACTCTGGGTGAACTCGTCGACGGCGACCATCTACAGGCACGCCGAGGACCGACCGATGACGGAGAGCACAGGCGACCTCGGCACCGGATTCTCCGTCGCCGTCGCGAGCGCCTGGGAGACCGAGCTCTTCACCGACGAGCTGCCGGCCACCCGACGGGTGGCACTGCGTCTCGCGATCGTGCTCGGCGACGGAAGTGTCATGCCGCCGCTGGTGAGGCTCGCGAGGTTCGGCCTCGGAGGCCCGCAGGTCGACGGCCGCTGGTTCGCCACACGCGCGCGCCGAAGGAACGGAACGCAGCACGAGTTCCGGGCACAACGCGGTTCTCAGAAGTCCAGCTGGATCCACATCGACGACGTGGCCGGCATCATCGACTTCCTGGTGGACCACCCGGAGATCGGGGGAGTCGTGAACGCAGCCTCCCCGCATCCGTCGGACAATCGCACCGTCATGGCGACGCTGAGGCGTGTGCTCGGCGTGCGCGTCGCCCTGCCCGCCTACCGCTGGATGCTCGAGCTCGGCTCGGCCGTGATCCGCACCGAGACCGAGCTCGTGCTGAAGAGCCGCTGGGTGGTGCCGGAGCGCCTGGTCGCGGCCGGCTACCCCTTCATCTGGCCCGATCTGGAGCCGGCGCTCCGTGACATCCTGGAGCCGCGAGTGGCCGCAGAGGGTGGTTTGCGATCGGCCCCTCGAAACAGGTAGTCTGGAACGTCACATTTGTGACATCTATCCGCACGCCTCTCGCGGAAAACTCTTCTGAAGC from Leifsonia sp. Root1293 includes:
- a CDS encoding epimerase gives rise to the protein MTRRVVIAGASGFIGQVLVARYEAAGWTVSTIGRSGADAQWGDSARITALLDGSELLINLAGKSVNCRYTDANRAEILRSRVETTAELRRSVAAAASPPALWVNSSTATIYRHAEDRPMTESTGDLGTGFSVAVASAWETELFTDELPATRRVALRLAIVLGDGSVMPPLVRLARFGLGGPQVDGRWFATRARRRNGTQHEFRAQRGSQKSSWIHIDDVAGIIDFLVDHPEIGGVVNAASPHPSDNRTVMATLRRVLGVRVALPAYRWMLELGSAVIRTETELVLKSRWVVPERLVAAGYPFIWPDLEPALRDILEPRVAAEGGLRSAPRNR